A region from the Candidatus Tenderia electrophaga genome encodes:
- a CDS encoding peptidylprolyl isomerase (rotamase C; accelerates isomerization of the peptidyl prolyl bond) produces the protein MATATARHLLVETEAQCNDIKAQIEAGADFAELAKQHSKCPSGQQGGDLGEFGKGMMVPEFDQVVFSAPINEVQGPVKTQFGYHLLEVTDRKD, from the coding sequence GTGGCAACAGCAACGGCAAGACATTTACTGGTAGAAACAGAAGCACAGTGCAATGACATCAAGGCGCAGATCGAAGCGGGGGCGGATTTCGCCGAGCTGGCCAAGCAACATTCCAAGTGTCCGTCCGGACAGCAGGGCGGTGATTTGGGCGAGTTCGGCAAAGGCATGATGGTGCCCGAGTTCGACCAGGTGGTGTTCAGCGCACCCATCAACGAGGTGCAAGGGCCGGTGAAGACCCAATTTGGATATCATCTGCTGGAAGTCACCGATCGTAAAGACTAG
- a CDS encoding ABC transporter permease, with product MGDVVKFRKPKLSDKHKGKTLCKSGFHKWEVVQEKQFDVKQGRLVTVYHCIRCGVKKTEAR from the coding sequence ATGGGTGATGTGGTCAAATTCCGCAAACCGAAACTCAGTGACAAGCACAAGGGCAAAACCTTATGCAAGAGCGGATTTCATAAGTGGGAAGTGGTGCAAGAGAAACAGTTCGATGTGAAGCAGGGCCGGCTGGTGACGGTGTATCACTGTATTCGCTGTGGGGTGAAGAAGACTGAGGCGCGCTAG
- a CDS encoding cell filamentation protein Fic, with amino-acid sequence MISYDADKEAAMKPDNSTPLDRGEPVSLMEPMRISEGSRDRGELADLAVELAAHSAGFRRSLPEGILTSLAELVRAMNCYYSNLIEGHDTHPVDIERALKNDYSTNAEKRNLQLEAKAHIAVQQWIDGGGVRGRSVSADGICEIHGRFGELLPDELLWVKNPDNGERMRVIPGALRGRDVKVGEHIPISPGALPRFLKQFEQTYSGLGKAETIIAAAAAHHRLLWIHPFLDGNGRVARLMSYAMLLDALDTGGIWSIARGLARNVRSYKNHLAQCDLPRHNDLDGRGNLSEQGLVSFTHFFLEICLDQVKFMEELVQPDRLRGRILLWVEEEIRADALPQKAGRILEAILYRGELRRGDVPELIGASDRHSRRVVAALIERGVLVSESTRAPLRLAFPAKLASRWMPGLFPEQR; translated from the coding sequence ATGATTAGTTATGATGCGGACAAAGAAGCGGCCATGAAACCGGACAATAGCACACCCCTGGACAGGGGTGAGCCCGTATCTTTGATGGAACCTATGAGGATCTCCGAAGGTTCTCGCGATAGGGGAGAGCTCGCCGATCTTGCGGTCGAGTTGGCGGCGCATTCCGCAGGATTTCGCCGGAGCCTCCCGGAAGGCATCCTGACATCCCTGGCGGAGCTGGTCCGGGCAATGAACTGTTATTACAGCAACCTAATCGAAGGCCACGATACCCACCCGGTCGACATCGAACGCGCCCTGAAAAACGATTACAGCACCAACGCGGAAAAACGGAACCTGCAACTCGAAGCCAAAGCACACATCGCGGTTCAGCAATGGATCGACGGCGGCGGAGTGCGCGGGCGCAGCGTAAGCGCGGACGGTATTTGCGAGATCCACGGTCGGTTTGGTGAACTCTTGCCGGATGAACTGCTGTGGGTTAAAAATCCTGATAATGGCGAACGGATGCGGGTCATTCCCGGTGCGCTTCGCGGACGTGATGTCAAAGTCGGTGAACACATCCCGATCAGTCCCGGCGCGCTTCCGCGTTTTCTCAAGCAATTTGAACAGACTTACAGCGGCCTGGGAAAAGCGGAGACGATTATAGCGGCTGCGGCAGCACACCACCGGCTATTATGGATACACCCATTCCTGGACGGCAATGGACGCGTAGCCAGACTGATGTCATATGCGATGCTTCTAGACGCCCTGGATACCGGCGGCATTTGGTCTATTGCCCGTGGTCTTGCCAGGAACGTGCGGTCATACAAGAACCATTTGGCCCAATGTGATCTTCCGCGCCACAATGATCTCGATGGGCGCGGCAATCTCAGTGAGCAAGGCTTGGTCTCGTTCACGCATTTCTTCCTTGAAATCTGCCTCGACCAGGTCAAGTTTATGGAAGAGTTAGTCCAGCCCGACCGGCTTAGGGGGCGTATTCTGCTCTGGGTCGAAGAAGAAATCCGCGCCGACGCGCTGCCGCAAAAGGCCGGGCGCATCCTGGAAGCAATTCTTTACCGAGGAGAACTACGGCGTGGGGACGTTCCGGAACTGATTGGGGCGAGCGACCGCCACTCCCGCCGCGTCGTTGCCGCCCTAATCGAACGCGGTGTTCTCGTCTCGGAAAGCACGCGCGCACCGCTGCGCCTCGCCTTCCCGGCCAAGCTGGCATCACGGTGGATGCCAGGACTATTTCCGGAGCAACGCTAG
- a CDS encoding A/G-specific adenine glycosylase produces the protein MENDSFSRRLLRWFKQHGRTDLPWQQDPTPYRVWVSEIMLQQTQVATVIPYFERFTQRFPDINALAAAQQDEVLHLWTGLGYYARGRNLHRAAQQIRDQHGGKFPSALEQVMALPGIGRSTAGAILSLALGQRHTILDGNVKRVLARYHALEGWPGTPAVEKQLWQLSEQHTPRTHNAAYTQAIMDLGATLCRRSKPLCPLCPQQHSCQALAQGRQNQLPHPRPRKPLPARNTTMLMLADLEGRVLLQQRPPSGIWGGLWSFPELAGDPPSDAEINRWCREQLGHQVKISERWPVLRHTFSHFHLDIEPVWLHSKHAVARVADDQATWFSPAAPAALGLAAPVKQLLERLQQHLE, from the coding sequence ATGGAAAATGATAGTTTCAGCCGACGCCTGCTGCGCTGGTTTAAACAGCACGGCCGCACGGATCTGCCTTGGCAGCAGGACCCTACGCCTTACCGCGTCTGGGTGTCGGAGATCATGCTGCAGCAGACCCAGGTGGCCACAGTCATCCCCTATTTTGAACGCTTCACGCAACGCTTTCCCGACATCAACGCCCTGGCGGCGGCGCAACAGGACGAGGTGCTGCACCTGTGGACCGGGCTGGGTTATTACGCCCGCGGTCGCAACCTGCACCGGGCGGCGCAGCAGATACGCGACCAACACGGCGGAAAATTTCCCAGCGCGTTGGAGCAGGTTATGGCCCTGCCCGGTATCGGCCGCTCCACCGCCGGCGCCATCTTGAGCCTGGCGCTGGGACAGCGCCACACCATCCTCGACGGTAATGTGAAGCGGGTCTTGGCGCGCTATCACGCCCTCGAAGGCTGGCCCGGCACGCCGGCGGTGGAAAAACAGCTGTGGCAACTGAGCGAGCAACACACGCCCAGAACCCACAATGCCGCCTACACCCAGGCCATCATGGACCTGGGTGCCACTCTTTGCCGGCGCAGCAAACCGCTATGCCCGCTGTGCCCCCAACAACACAGCTGCCAGGCCCTGGCGCAAGGCCGGCAGAATCAACTGCCCCACCCCAGACCGAGGAAGCCGCTTCCGGCCCGCAACACCACTATGTTGATGCTGGCCGACCTCGAGGGCCGGGTGTTGCTGCAGCAGCGTCCGCCGAGCGGCATCTGGGGCGGCCTATGGAGTTTTCCGGAACTGGCCGGGGACCCACCCAGCGATGCCGAGATCAACCGCTGGTGTCGGGAGCAGCTGGGACATCAGGTCAAGATAAGCGAACGCTGGCCGGTGCTGCGTCACACCTTCAGCCACTTCCATCTCGATATCGAGCCGGTGTGGCTGCACAGCAAACACGCTGTCGCACGGGTCGCCGACGACCAGGCCACCTGGTTTTCGCCCGCCGCCCCCGCGGCACTGGGACTGGCAGCGCCGGTGAAACAATTGCTCGAGCGGCTACAACAGCACCTGGAATAG
- a CDS encoding thiamine biosynthesis protein ThiS: MEIIVNGESRQIAEPYSVAQLVEEMGLAGRRLAVEVNLEIVPRSRHASHRLQAGDRVEIVHAIGGG; the protein is encoded by the coding sequence ATGGAAATCATCGTAAACGGAGAATCGCGCCAGATCGCCGAGCCCTATTCGGTGGCGCAGTTGGTTGAGGAAATGGGCCTGGCCGGCCGCCGCCTGGCGGTGGAGGTCAATCTGGAAATCGTGCCGCGCAGCCGTCACGCCAGTCACCGGCTGCAGGCCGGCGACCGGGTGGAGATCGTGCACGCCATCGGCGGCGGTTAG
- a CDS encoding thiazole synthase: protein MSDTAQTPTHDPLIIAGVEYHSRLLVGSGKYKDLEETRLATEASGAEIITVAVRRTNIGQNPDEPNLLDAVPPEKYTILPNTAGCYNAEDAVRTCRLARELLDGHDLVKLEVLGDEKTLFPNIMETLKAAETLINDGFKVMVYTTDDLIVAKELEAMGCVAVMPLGAPIGSGLGIRNPYNIRFIVEELSVPVLVDAGVGTASDAAVAMELGCDGVLMNTAIAGAKNPVLMAAAMKKAVEAGREAYLAGRMPAKRYASASSPIDGTFF, encoded by the coding sequence ATGTCGGATACAGCTCAAACGCCTACCCATGACCCGCTGATCATCGCCGGCGTCGAATACCACTCCCGCCTGCTGGTGGGCTCGGGCAAGTACAAGGATCTGGAAGAGACCCGCCTGGCCACCGAGGCGTCCGGTGCCGAGATCATCACCGTGGCAGTGCGCCGCACCAACATCGGCCAGAACCCGGACGAGCCCAACCTGCTCGACGCCGTGCCGCCGGAGAAGTACACCATCCTGCCCAATACCGCCGGTTGTTATAACGCCGAGGATGCGGTGCGCACCTGCCGTCTGGCGCGCGAGTTGCTGGACGGCCACGACCTGGTCAAGCTGGAGGTACTGGGCGACGAAAAGACCCTGTTCCCCAATATCATGGAGACCCTCAAGGCGGCCGAGACCCTGATCAACGACGGCTTCAAGGTGATGGTCTACACCACCGACGATCTGATCGTGGCCAAGGAGCTGGAGGCCATGGGCTGCGTCGCTGTCATGCCCCTGGGCGCGCCTATCGGTTCCGGGCTGGGTATCCGCAACCCCTACAACATCCGCTTTATTGTCGAGGAACTGAGCGTGCCGGTGCTGGTGGATGCGGGGGTGGGCACCGCCTCCGACGCCGCCGTGGCCATGGAGCTGGGTTGCGACGGGGTGTTGATGAACACCGCCATCGCCGGCGCCAAAAATCCCGTGCTGATGGCCGCCGCCATGAAAAAGGCGGTCGAGGCCGGCCGCGAGGCCTATCTGGCCGGACGCATGCCGGCCAAGCGCTACGCCAGCGCCTCATCGCCCATCGACGGGACTTTTTTCTAA
- a CDS encoding tRNA (guanine-N7)-methyltransferase: protein MTATDNPHRPIRSFVRRQGRMTARQEWALRELWPTYGLEPGAEVLDLDAVFDRSAPKILEIGFGMGDALAEMALNHPEQDYLGIEVHRPGVGRLLDKLAAQGSSNVRIFCHDAVEVLQRQIPDNSLDKVLLFFPDPWHKKRHHKRRIVRPAYVELIRTKLKSSGVFHMATDWQEYAEWMMTVMSAAAGFGNLAGAGTYSEKPDYRPETKFERRGQRLGHGVWDLLFKKT from the coding sequence ATGACAGCCACCGATAACCCCCACCGCCCCATCCGCAGCTTCGTGCGCCGCCAGGGGCGCATGACCGCCCGTCAGGAATGGGCGCTGCGCGAGCTGTGGCCCACATACGGCCTGGAGCCGGGGGCTGAAGTATTGGATCTGGATGCCGTATTCGACCGTTCGGCGCCGAAAATATTGGAAATCGGCTTCGGCATGGGCGACGCCCTGGCCGAGATGGCCCTGAACCACCCGGAGCAGGATTATCTCGGCATCGAGGTGCACCGCCCCGGTGTCGGTCGCCTGCTGGACAAGCTGGCGGCGCAGGGCAGCAGCAACGTACGCATCTTCTGTCACGACGCGGTGGAGGTCCTGCAGCGGCAGATTCCCGATAATTCACTTGATAAAGTGCTGCTCTTCTTTCCTGACCCATGGCACAAAAAGCGTCACCACAAGCGCCGCATCGTGCGGCCGGCATACGTCGAGCTGATTCGCACCAAGCTGAAATCGAGCGGTGTGTTTCATATGGCCACCGACTGGCAGGAGTACGCCGAGTGGATGATGACGGTGATGTCCGCCGCCGCAGGCTTCGGCAACCTGGCCGGCGCGGGCACCTATTCGGAAAAGCCGGACTATCGCCCCGAGACCAAGTTCGAGCGCCGCGGCCAACGCCTGGGCCACGGTGTTTGGGATCTGCTGTTCAAAAAAACGTAG
- a CDS encoding phosphoserine phosphatase: MATLVLQGPRLTEQEAVTLSHSFNGRLEEHKGYYRIQVDGTVDPAKLAMHKQQEEFDINLLPAGFDPAQVKLLVTDMDSTLISIECIDEIADFIDVKPQVSEITEAAMRGEIDFETSLRRRIALLKGLEPSALDHVYNECLALNPGAKQMLAGLKARDIKTTLVSGGFTYFTERLKERLGLDYTLANVLEFENGKLTGEIHGHIVGAEAKADFLLQKCEELNIDPSQAVAMGDGANDLVMMQRAGLSIAYHAKPKVQDQAHAALNHCGLEGVLGLLNINM; encoded by the coding sequence ATGGCAACACTGGTATTGCAGGGTCCGCGCCTGACCGAACAGGAAGCGGTCACCCTGAGTCACTCGTTTAACGGTCGACTGGAAGAGCACAAAGGCTACTACCGCATCCAGGTAGACGGCACGGTCGACCCGGCCAAACTGGCCATGCACAAGCAACAGGAAGAGTTTGACATCAACCTGCTACCCGCGGGCTTTGATCCGGCACAGGTCAAGCTGCTGGTCACCGACATGGATTCCACCCTGATCAGCATCGAATGCATCGACGAGATCGCCGACTTCATTGACGTCAAACCCCAGGTCTCCGAGATCACCGAGGCGGCCATGCGCGGCGAGATCGACTTCGAGACTTCGCTGCGGCGCCGCATCGCCCTGCTTAAGGGGCTGGAGCCCAGCGCGCTGGATCATGTCTATAACGAATGCCTGGCGCTCAATCCCGGCGCCAAACAGATGCTGGCCGGGCTCAAGGCGCGCGACATCAAAACCACTTTGGTCTCCGGCGGCTTTACCTACTTCACCGAACGACTCAAAGAACGTCTGGGGTTGGACTACACCCTGGCCAACGTGCTCGAATTCGAAAATGGCAAACTCACCGGTGAGATCCACGGTCACATCGTCGGCGCCGAGGCCAAGGCCGACTTTCTGCTGCAGAAGTGTGAAGAGCTGAATATCGACCCGTCACAGGCGGTGGCCATGGGCGACGGCGCCAACGACCTAGTAATGATGCAACGGGCGGGGCTGAGCATCGCCTATCACGCCAAGCCCAAGGTGCAGGATCAGGCCCACGCCGCCCTCAATCACTGCGGCCTGGAGGGTGTGTTGGGGTTGTTGAATATCAATATGTAG
- a CDS encoding coproporphyrinogen III oxidase (catalyzes the oxygen-independent formation of protoporphyrinogen-IX from coproporphyrinogen-III) yields MFNFTTLPPLSLYLHIPWCVRKCPYCDFNSHEAKRDIPEHAYVAALISDLEQELPDVWGRQVHSIFIGGGTPSLFSAEALDQLFSALRARLNLAANAEITLEANPGAIEADKFREFRALGINRLSIGVQSFNDDALQRIGRIHGRREATRAAERAHDAGFDNFNLDLMFGLPQQTLEQAREDVATAIALEPSHISHYQLTLEPNTLFHHKPPPLPEDELLWRMQEHCQAQLGDAGYQHYEVSAFAKDQRRCRHNLNYWQFGDYLGIGAGAHGKISNAQLQTIQRRSKLRRPEDYLAQAHSPARISTEQTLSERDAGFEFMLNALRLTDGFAPHLFSDHTGLPISVVEQPLRQAEEQGLIDWSVRLIRPTEKGRNYLNELLQLFLP; encoded by the coding sequence ATGTTTAATTTCACCACCCTGCCACCGCTCAGCCTGTATCTGCACATCCCCTGGTGTGTGCGTAAGTGTCCCTATTGCGATTTCAATTCGCACGAGGCCAAACGCGATATCCCCGAACACGCCTATGTGGCGGCCCTGATCAGCGACCTGGAGCAGGAGCTGCCCGACGTCTGGGGCCGGCAGGTACACAGCATCTTCATCGGCGGCGGCACGCCCAGCCTGTTTTCCGCCGAGGCCCTGGACCAGCTGTTCTCGGCGCTGCGCGCCCGCCTCAACCTGGCCGCCAACGCTGAGATCACCCTGGAGGCCAACCCGGGCGCCATCGAGGCGGACAAATTCCGCGAATTTCGCGCCCTGGGCATCAACCGCCTCTCCATCGGCGTGCAAAGTTTCAACGACGACGCCCTGCAGCGCATCGGCCGCATCCACGGCCGCCGCGAGGCGACCCGCGCCGCCGAGCGGGCCCACGACGCCGGCTTCGACAACTTCAATCTCGACCTCATGTTCGGCCTGCCGCAACAAACCCTGGAGCAGGCGCGGGAAGACGTCGCCACGGCCATCGCTTTGGAGCCGAGCCACATTTCCCATTACCAGCTGACCCTGGAGCCCAACACCCTGTTTCACCACAAACCGCCGCCGCTGCCCGAGGACGAACTGCTATGGCGTATGCAGGAACACTGTCAAGCGCAGTTGGGCGACGCCGGGTATCAGCATTACGAAGTCTCGGCCTTCGCCAAAGACCAGCGCCGCTGCCGCCACAACCTCAACTATTGGCAGTTCGGCGATTATCTGGGCATTGGCGCCGGTGCCCATGGCAAGATCAGCAACGCCCAGTTGCAAACCATCCAACGCCGCAGCAAATTGCGTCGCCCGGAGGACTACCTGGCCCAGGCCCACAGCCCGGCGCGCATCAGTACTGAGCAAACGCTTTCCGAAAGAGACGCCGGCTTCGAGTTCATGCTCAATGCCCTGCGCCTCACCGATGGCTTTGCGCCGCACCTGTTCAGCGATCACACCGGCCTGCCCATCTCAGTGGTGGAACAACCATTACGTCAAGCTGAAGAGCAGGGCCTGATCGATTGGAGCGTGCGTTTGATCCGCCCCACCGAAAAAGGGCGCAACTATCTCAACGAACTGTTGCAGCTGTTTTTGCCCTGA
- a CDS encoding LysR family transcriptional regulator has protein sequence MRNATFRQLQVFESIARNGSYTEAAAELHLTQPTLSMQVKKLTSIIGMPLFEQIGKRISLTPVGQELLKTCRAVFASLDEFQMTISDIKGIKKGDLRISGVTTAEYFAPRILGDFCKKYPGINVTLEVTNRRRVLERLEDNLDDIYIVGQTPTGPGIHAIPFLTNPLVILASPSHPLANKKNIPVEALARDNFIMREPGCGTFLTMERMVKGGTVHFNSSMALGSNEAIKQAVIGELGISMLSVYALVHEINSGELVVLDVEGFPVEDVWYLCFPEGKKPSVVAQVFTEYMLQEGRDLTLSSLPASWKEKDKYNH, from the coding sequence ATCCGCAACGCAACCTTTCGTCAGCTCCAGGTGTTTGAATCCATCGCCCGAAACGGGTCGTATACCGAGGCGGCCGCGGAACTGCATCTGACCCAGCCGACCTTGTCCATGCAGGTCAAGAAACTCACCTCTATCATCGGCATGCCCCTGTTCGAGCAGATCGGCAAGCGTATCTCTCTGACACCGGTGGGGCAGGAATTACTCAAGACCTGCCGCGCCGTCTTCGCCTCTCTGGATGAATTCCAGATGACCATTTCCGATATCAAGGGCATCAAGAAGGGGGATCTGCGCATCTCCGGCGTGACCACGGCCGAATACTTCGCGCCGCGCATCCTGGGCGATTTCTGTAAGAAATATCCGGGCATCAACGTTACCCTGGAAGTGACCAACCGCCGCCGGGTGCTGGAGCGGCTGGAGGACAATCTGGACGACATCTACATCGTCGGCCAGACCCCCACCGGTCCGGGCATCCACGCCATCCCCTTTCTCACCAATCCGCTGGTGATCCTGGCCTCACCCTCCCATCCGCTGGCCAACAAGAAGAACATTCCGGTGGAGGCCCTGGCGCGTGACAATTTCATCATGCGCGAGCCCGGCTGCGGCACCTTTCTTACCATGGAGCGCATGGTCAAGGGCGGCACGGTGCACTTTAACTCCAGTATGGCCCTGGGCAGCAACGAGGCCATCAAGCAGGCGGTGATCGGCGAGCTGGGCATCTCCATGCTCTCCGTTTACGCCCTGGTGCACGAGATCAACAGCGGCGAACTGGTGGTGCTGGATGTGGAGGGCTTTCCGGTGGAGGACGTCTGGTACCTCTGTTTTCCCGAGGGCAAGAAACCCTCGGTGGTGGCCCAGGTGTTCACCGAGTACATGCTGCAGGAGGGCCGCGATCTCACCCTCAGCTCCCTGCCCGCTTCATGGAAAGAGAAGGACAAATATAATCACTGA
- a CDS encoding ATP-dependent helicase, with product MSLPIDSALPELLAALNQHSNVVLQAPPGAGKTTRVPLALLDQAWLGANKIMMLEPRRLAARNAAHYMAASLAEEVGGTVGYRVRMDSKIGPATRIEVVTEGVLTRMLQADPALAGVGLVIFDEFHERSLQADLGLALCLESQAALREDLKILVMSATLDGAATAELLGDAPIITSQGRSYAVDIRHAPPPPRAHHQQWLQHVAAVTLEALQQESGSALLFLPGAAEIRRVEQLLQASVPGADVLIAPLYGELSLTAQALAIRPPPPGKRKIVLATNIAETSLTIEGIRLVIDAGLARVPRFEPASGLTRLETVNISQASAAQRAGRAGRLEPGICYRLWPAGRHLLAHGTAEILEADLAPLALELARWGCRDPGQLRWLDPPPPASYRQALDLLRHLGAVDGQGRITAHGEQMAALPLHPRLAHMVLKGRELSAGALACQIAALLSERDPLRRGDVPDSDLLSRLRLLQGNAKPARALHHIQHAAQQLQRQLGLRGEANDLAWAGVLLGHAYPDRIAQRRPGEQGRYRLANGRGALFAEHEALAKAPWLVIASLAGGREARIFLAAALELDQIEQHFGALIQTQDIIQWDAREQAVQARRQRRLDALVLDDKALNTPDAADVCGALIEGIRQAGSQCLPWCKRSRTWQRRMQFLHRHDGACWPDVSDAALLHSLEHWLAPFLSGMRRLSHLQRLDLQTALNTLLPWPQQRRLDELAPTHVQVPSGSRIALDYSKDPPVLPVKLQEMFGAADTPAIAGGRVKLQLHLLSPAQRPVQVTQDLKGFWQGSYAEVKKDMKGRYPKHYWPDDPLQAEPTRRAKPRGQ from the coding sequence ATGTCCCTGCCGATCGATTCCGCCCTGCCCGAACTGCTCGCGGCGCTCAACCAACATTCCAACGTCGTCCTGCAGGCCCCGCCCGGGGCCGGCAAGACCACGCGCGTGCCGCTGGCCCTGCTGGACCAGGCCTGGCTCGGCGCGAACAAGATCATGATGCTGGAACCGCGCCGCCTGGCGGCCCGCAACGCCGCCCACTACATGGCGGCAAGCCTTGCTGAAGAGGTGGGCGGGACGGTCGGCTACCGGGTGCGCATGGACAGCAAGATTGGCCCGGCCACGCGCATCGAGGTGGTCACCGAGGGGGTGCTGACGCGCATGCTGCAGGCCGACCCGGCCCTGGCGGGCGTGGGCCTGGTGATCTTCGACGAATTCCACGAGCGCAGTCTGCAGGCCGATCTCGGCCTGGCCCTGTGCCTGGAGAGCCAGGCCGCCCTGCGCGAGGACCTGAAGATTCTCGTTATGTCCGCCACCCTGGACGGCGCCGCCACGGCCGAGCTGCTGGGCGACGCGCCCATCATCACCAGCCAGGGGCGCAGCTATGCCGTGGACATCCGCCATGCCCCGCCGCCGCCACGGGCCCATCACCAACAATGGCTGCAACACGTGGCCGCCGTCACCCTGGAGGCGCTGCAGCAAGAGAGCGGCAGCGCCCTGCTGTTCTTGCCCGGCGCCGCCGAGATCCGCCGTGTCGAGCAACTGCTGCAGGCGAGCGTGCCGGGCGCGGATGTGCTCATCGCGCCGCTCTACGGCGAACTCTCCCTGACGGCACAGGCACTGGCCATCCGCCCGCCCCCGCCGGGCAAACGCAAAATCGTGCTGGCCACCAACATCGCCGAGACCAGCCTCACCATCGAGGGCATCCGCCTGGTCATCGATGCCGGCCTGGCGCGGGTGCCGCGCTTCGAACCGGCCAGCGGCCTGACGCGATTGGAGACGGTCAATATCTCCCAGGCTTCGGCCGCACAACGCGCCGGTCGCGCCGGGCGCCTGGAGCCGGGCATTTGTTACCGGCTCTGGCCCGCAGGCCGCCACCTGCTGGCCCACGGCACGGCGGAGATACTGGAGGCGGACCTGGCCCCCCTGGCCTTGGAACTGGCGCGCTGGGGCTGTCGCGACCCGGGTCAACTGCGCTGGCTCGACCCGCCTCCGCCGGCCAGCTACCGGCAGGCCCTTGATCTACTCCGGCACCTGGGCGCCGTCGACGGCCAGGGACGCATCACCGCCCACGGAGAACAGATGGCCGCCCTGCCCCTCCATCCGCGCCTGGCCCACATGGTGCTCAAGGGGCGTGAATTGAGCGCCGGTGCGTTGGCCTGCCAAATCGCCGCGCTGCTGTCGGAGCGCGATCCGCTGCGCCGCGGCGACGTACCCGACAGCGACCTGCTTAGCCGTCTGCGCCTGCTGCAAGGTAATGCCAAACCGGCCCGCGCGCTGCATCATATTCAACACGCAGCGCAGCAATTGCAGCGCCAGCTGGGCCTGCGGGGCGAAGCGAACGATCTTGCCTGGGCCGGGGTGCTGCTCGGCCATGCCTACCCCGACCGCATCGCCCAGCGTCGCCCCGGCGAGCAGGGCCGTTATCGGCTGGCCAACGGCCGCGGCGCCCTGTTCGCCGAACACGAGGCGCTGGCCAAGGCGCCCTGGCTGGTGATCGCGTCACTGGCGGGCGGACGCGAGGCGCGCATCTTCCTCGCCGCCGCTCTTGAGCTTGACCAGATCGAACAGCATTTCGGCGCGCTGATTCAGACGCAGGACATCATTCAGTGGGACGCGCGCGAACAGGCGGTGCAGGCACGGCGCCAGCGGCGCCTCGACGCCTTGGTGCTGGACGATAAGGCCTTGAACACACCGGACGCCGCAGACGTCTGCGGCGCCTTGATTGAGGGCATCCGCCAGGCCGGCAGCCAGTGCCTGCCCTGGTGCAAGCGCAGCCGCACTTGGCAGCGGCGCATGCAATTTCTGCATCGTCACGACGGCGCATGCTGGCCCGATGTCTCCGACGCCGCGTTACTGCACAGCCTGGAACACTGGCTGGCGCCGTTTTTGAGCGGCATGCGCCGTCTCAGCCATCTGCAGCGGCTGGATCTTCAGACCGCGCTGAACACCCTGCTGCCCTGGCCCCAGCAACGCCGGTTGGACGAACTGGCGCCGACCCACGTGCAGGTACCCAGCGGCTCGCGCATCGCCCTCGATTACAGCAAGGACCCGCCCGTGCTGCCGGTCAAATTACAGGAGATGTTCGGCGCCGCCGACACCCCGGCCATCGCCGGCGGTCGGGTGAAACTGCAGCTGCACCTGCTGTCGCCGGCACAGCGGCCGGTGCAGGTGACCCAAGACCTGAAAGGCTTCTGGCAAGGCAGTTATGCCGAGGTAAAAAAGGATATGAAGGGGCGCTATCCCAAACACTACTGGCCCGACGACCCGTTGCAGGCCGAACCCACCCGGCGCGCCAAGCCTCGTGGTCAGTGA